The Capsicum annuum cultivar UCD-10X-F1 chromosome 3, UCD10Xv1.1, whole genome shotgun sequence genomic sequence GTGAAGAAGACAACGGTTGTTCCAAGATTTCTGAGAACATAATCTGGCAAGCATCCTCCAATACTATTGCAATCACACGGTTAGTTAAGAGTTCCCATGACGGAATAGAGATGACATGTTTTCTGCTGCTTGTTAATGTTTCAATCAAAACACTACATCATTCCGACCAATCTAGAAAGCTTACTGATTGAAAGTGAGCTAACATACAAAATTCTTATGGATATACAAAGCCCCTAATTCAGAAATGTAAAGGGCAGTCTAGCGTAACACCGAAAAAACAACTAATAGATCATTCAACATTAAAAAAAACATCCATCCTAAGTTGTCAAAGTTCAGCCTGTTCCAAAAgaatgaaagaagagaaacaaacacAAATTTAGACCGAGTTCTACAACAGCAAAATGTAAAGGTAGAGCCTTGGAAGCAACACATTTAAAAAGAATACAGATCTTATCATTTAATCTCAACCAATTTAGACTGCATACAGACTACATCGCTACATCTAGTAACGAATCAATGAATTTAGCGGATAATTCAATGCTTAAATCTCCATCCTGCCAACTATTGCTAGACTCCTGCAGGAATGGTAATACTTAATGGACATTTCGGCGAATTGTTTGATGGACTCCCAGAAGGGACCTCAACTGATGGATCAATTATATGATCAGAACCACCATCAATAGTGGAGCTTATAACAGTAATACTTTTTTCAACTTTAAATAACCCTTCTTCAGCAAAATAAGATGTCATTTCATCCTCTATATCCTCATAAGCTTCCTCGGACCAGTAACCAATGGAATCATCTTCAGAAGCACAGCTCCAATCTTCAGAGCAATACGTGAATTCATCAGCACTTTCAGTAACCAGGAGAATAGAATCAACTATGCTTATATCCTCAACCTCCAGTGGTTGTTCAACTCCTTCATCATCACTTAATCCGTCAACAAATGGATGAGTCAACAGCATCTCAGCAGTCCATCTATACCTAGGATTCCTAACGAAACAACCCTTCAAGAAATCTTTTGCCTCCTTCGATAAATTGCCTGGAAATTTAGGCAATTCATGCCCTCCCCTAATCTTTCTAAGCACATCCTCAGCTTCCATATCCTCCTCCTTATCCCATGGAGGTTTTCCAGTTAACATCTCAAGTACAATACACCCCAATGCCCAAATATCAGCAGGACACTCTTGTACATTATCAGCAACAGCTTCAGGTGACAAATACATTGGAGTACCCCTCCAGTAAGGCTCCAACCTCCTCTTCTTGCTCTGATTTTCTCTCTTAGCTAACCCTAAATCAGCAATCTTAGCCTTAAATTCAGTGCTCCCCTTACTAGAATTCGCGACAAGCAATACATTATCAGGCTTCATATCACAATGAACATAACCAATCGTATGAATATAAAGCAACCCTCTAAGCATAGATCTCGTATGATGCCTTACCTCAAATTCAGACAACCCGTTTTCGCTCCCTGATTTGTTGATCCTATCAGCTACGGTTCCACCTGAACCATACTCCAACAACAAATTATAAACCATAGCACCATTCTCACCCGTAGTTATTTCATCACCATAGCAACGAATTATATAAGGACAACCCTTGATGTTGCTAAGAACTTCCCTCTCCTTCTGAATCGAACCCGAAACCGATACCTCAGCAGATTTCACAGCCATAACTGCTGGAAAATAGCTGTAATTCAACCTGGGGTTCTTTAAAGTAGCCAAATAAACACACCCAAAACTTCCTTTACCCACCATTGCTCCTCTATACCATGCAACTCCATCACCAAATTTTTCACCTTCTTTCTTCATCTCCATATCTTACTCCACTATaattcaacttcaattccctCAAAATCCAAGCAAATAGCATACAAATGAGAATTTTGAGAGTGATTAAGGTTAGGGCAATCCACAAAAGGGAAAAAAATCCAACTTTAAGTTGGATATTTGGTATGTATAACACAAGAAAATGGGTAAGGTAAAGGAAATTAGGGTTTACATAAGAACAAGTTTGGGGTAAGGTTGAGTTTCTTCGTGATTTAGCATTTAGGttagtttttttattatatataataaggAACAACAACAAGTGATATATAAGAGAGAGCCGCGTTTCTTTGAAAGAGAGGAACGCTAACACAAGTTGGCAAAAATGCTGCTAACTGGAATAACGGTCATGTGCGGTCTTTTTTTTAACAACGtatgataaataaataagtttgGAAATTCTAACACTTTTTTCAGTTTAACTGTTGGAAGTCTATGAGAATGTAAGTTGTAGTAGTGGTGACTAAATATggtaaaggcatattttatgtgTTTTCAATGTAGCAGTTTGGATGGAAATGAATGGTGAATAACAATTTTGACAGATGGGAAATAATGGCAGTATGTATATGTCACCAACATTATTTGACACAGTTTGTCACATGCACTACTTTGggcaaaaactaaactaaaaatggGTTGTGAATTGTGAGGCTGTTGCATGTGGCTCATGGCTCTGCCTCTTtctccttttctcttttattacaTAATAATACACTCTAGTCTTGCTTCCTCTATCCCAATTTTTGGGATTTGTTGGACTTGAAATGAAGTTTaaccaagaaaagaaaagagagaaagatttttgaatttatgatttaaagcgtGTCATAGATGGTTGTGTGACAATAAATCATCTCACTCAGAGTAATATAGAGATTTTAATGCTACATTGTTAATTGCTAATTATATTCAATTTCTATTAGGAACAATGAgtgaaatactgataaactagatgtcatgaaaaaataataatgaaatatacAAGTACTGCAACAGATTATCATGAGTAAAAGAAGTATATTTAAtcgtataaaagaaaatattatttcacTCATGATATCTATTTCAAATTAAAGAATAATATCTTGAAAGTTTAACTTTTACTAattgaaattttataattatatttcgAAATTCAAACAAGTTGCGTTATAAAAATTACagcaaatatttatttttaacccccccccccccgcccccttaaaattaatcatttaaagttaaaattttcaaaaatagttaacTAATAaccttttcaatttatttttttaattattttttttgaattgaaaaaaaaaagctaaaaaatcaCTTATTTTATACTAAAAACTAATTCCTCtaatggaaaatgttttctgaaaaatgtttttcaatttttccatATTTGGTTGTAATGAAGtgttggaaaaatattttatgtatagaAATATGTATGTTGAGGCCTAAATAACTTCCTTTTTTgtctctgacccaaaaaaaaaaaaatttttccttttttgtccgTGTCCTAAATTAAAATTGAAAGGAGTGAAAAACAGaagtgttttttttcttttttggtttgcTTGCTGAATTTAAGAAGAAAGAGGATGGCGAAGAAGAAGATTGATCCAAAAGGTGGAAATACGGAAGCATTGTTTTCTATGTCTCCATTGAAAGCTCTTACTCTTCATCTGATTTGTGGATTAGGGTTACTTTCTGCTTTCTGGGTACCTAATCACAtctactccctccatctcatCACCCATCCATCCCAAACTCTTCGTCTGATTTCGGTATTAATCTCCCAATCTGCCTTCACTCTTTCTTACTCTAtgcatttcaatttgtttgtttaaCTTTTCACGTGACATGTGACACGCAGCATTTTGGtactatattttatgtattttaaatttaagatCACAAACTTCAAAATTCCGAGTACCTTATTTTGATTCGAATTAAGCTTCTCAGGTGTTTCTGGCTCCAGTACTGATTCTTCTCTACAGTCATCTTCGGTTTGATAGGAACAAATGCTCTGTAATCCTAAACATTTTCTCGACTTCTTTTATttgcatttatattttttcattttatttttagtttacatactttattagagtaattgattttttttttttgggcgtGTGTGTGGATTCCCAGTATGTTAAAGCTGTAGGACGAGGTTTGCTGGCACTTCCTGCTGGttagtttttaaaatttcaatGTTTGTGTAGCTTTTAAAATCAAAGATTCATATGATAATATGTATGAATTGTATTATATCATGTTTGTAGGGGCCGTGGTAAATGCACTCGGAGCTACTATATTAGGAGCACCTGTTGGTTTTGAGTATGTGACAGTGTACATTCATTGCTACATCTTTTATAATGATACTGAAACCTGAAGGCTTAGTGAGGTTAGGTGGACAATGGAGCTGATCTACTCAGAAAACATAGATTATGACAATGTTCTTGCATGATCATCAGAGGCAGATGTAGTGTGTGAGTTATGGCTTCTTTGGGACCTTGTAGCTTTGGCTTGAACCCTGTATATGTGCTAAAATATTCACTTAATAAGTACTAGTAAATAATTGATTACGAACCAAGTAACAAATTGAGATGTGGTAGAATCCGAACATGATCCCATAAATTTCAAATCCTGGATCTGCCTCTCTGGTGATCATCATACATGTTGAAGGCTTCTATGTTTCAGAAAATACCCGAGATTAGTTTATGTTTTTGTCTCGGATAACATAGGAGTCATTTTGTTCTATCCTATCCTACCTCAACTTGGAGTATGTTAATGCAAAATATAATGGTTTTCTGTTACTTTCTCTTTATATTGCTTCTGAAATGCTCTAGTTCTTACCCAACTAGTCCTTGATCCTGCATTATCACAGGTATTTCCCCAAGACCCTTCATTGGTCTCTTCTGATGTCCCTACTCACTGTAAGTGTTAACAGCTAGGACTTGCTATTTACTGCATGAAAAGATACCTCTGGCTTTTAAGCACCAATAATATTACAACAGCTGTAGTTTAGTGGATTCATCTCATGCTTACAGCAATGTTGGTTTGGTAGTTTGTACCAGCAGCTTGTGTTTTTGGCTCATCATGGAGTGATTGGCACCGAATATTTGCTAGAACAAAGTAATTTCCAGTTTCTCATCCGTGGGCATTTGATATTTGTATATTAGAGCTATCGTAGACCTTATTTAGCATGTTTGTTCTTGTAGGGCAAATGAGTCCACAGACTATATGATCTCTCTACCAGCTCATGGAGCTGTTATTGGAGCGTGGTTTGGTGCTTGGCCAATGCCACTTGATTGGGAAAGCCCATGGCAGGTATGTTACCTGATTGTCAAGGATTCGAGGTTCACAATCTAGAGATTGTAGTGCATTTCATGTTGCAGATATTTCAATTTCAGATGCATTAATTGCATTCACTACAGCTTCAGTAGTCCACAATACTATCTTTTGAGAGTTGCAATGGAAAGACATATAAAATCTATTTCTTTAAACAAATTCTTCTCTGACTTGTTTTAAGAAAAGTAGAGCTACCTCAACAAACCTTGCTCACCTTAATGAACTTTGTACTTATAAAAGTAGGATACCCAGTTCTTCTAGAAAGCAAAGCATCCGATGGCCATTTCTAATTTTCTGTGGTGGTGATTTTGGttagaaaaaaaagtttttcaGGGAGTGGCATTTGTGCACACTATCCTTCTGGTGGCTTGATTTGCTTGATACCATGAAGGTTCTATGAAGTTATTTGTCCTGTTCTTGTGTCAATTTTTTTGGCTCTTCCTTGTAGATGGTGTCCACCTCATCGTTTCCCGCTACCCAGATTAGTATCACTCACCCTTATGGAAGACACACACATCTGCTGGAAACATGTTTGTGTTGTTCTGGACACTTCCAAGAGAATCATATCTTTGAATGAGAGGTGTTGGGGATCAACTAGATGATTTCTTTTAAAGAGTACTGTGAGAAGTATGAGAAGAACATTATTGAATTGTtataactacattattacattgagactcTATTTtttagacactacattccaatccttttcctaataggacactaggAATTAATCTCTCTTCTTTCGTTTTCGACCTTCTTCAGTGGCGGTAAACGTTCAAGAAAAGTGGGATTCAGAGAATACCCTGTGAAGACTTATGATGAAGAATCTCCAATGGAACAAGTTCGTTTAACAGTATCAAACGAAGACGATCCTTCTCTACCAGTATGGACATTCAGAATGTGGTTCTTAGGAATCTTGTCATGTGCAGTTCTATCGTTTCTCTACACTTTTTTCAGTTATAGAGCTGAGCCATTGGTGATCACAATGATTACTGTTCAAGTTGCAACGTTGCCGATTGGCCGTTTAATGGCTAGGGTGTTACCAATGAGGATGTTTAAGATTATGTCATGGGAGTTTACGTTGAATCCAGGGCCGTTTAATATGAAAGAACATGTATTGATTTCTATTTTTGCCAATGCTGGTTCTGCATTTTTTAATGGACCTGCTTATGCTGTTGGAATTGTTGATATTATCAAAGGGTTGTATTTTAGGAATATCTCATTCTTGGCTGGTTGGATTCTTGTTGTTGCCACTCAGGTTCTGGGATATGGCTGGGCCGGGATTATGAGGAAGTTAGTGGTAGACCCTGCAGAAATGTGGTGGCCAAGTAGTCTGGTTCAAGTTTCTCTTTTCAGGGCTCTCCATGAGAAAGAAGGGGAAGGCAAAACCTCAAGAGGGAAATTTTTCTTAATTGTATTAGATTGCAGCTTCATATGGTACATGGTCCCTGGTTATCTCTTCCCAACATTGTCAAACTTATCGTTGATCTGTTTGGTCTATCGCAAATCAGTGTTTGCCCAGCAACTTGGTTCAGGCATGAAGGGTCTTGGAATTTTATCCTTCACTTTTGATTGGGCAGTTCTAGCATCATACCTTGGTAGCCCTCTGGTTTACCCCTTTTTTGTCCTTGTCAATGTCATAATTGGGTATATTGGAGTAGTATATATACTAATTCCAGTTTCCTATTGGGGGTTGAACCTCTACAATGTCAAGAATTTCCCTCTATTCTCCTCGGAGTTGTTTGATGCTCGGGGGCAGATATACAATGTTACAGTATTATTACAttaagaccctatttatagacactacattccaatccttttcctaatagaaCACTACATTGCAATTCCTTTCCAAGTAGGATTATATATGCTATTCCTactctactcatattctaacactccccctgaAGCTGGTGCATAGAAAACATAtataccaagcttgttatggatgtaactaataCGAGGATCgatgagggacttggtgaagatatctgcaagaaaactgaTAAGTACTGCTTTGGACGTCTGGGAGACTTCAACTGAAACGGAACAAACTGAAAAAGTGATTCGAAAAGTAGTAAACATCGCCGGAAAGTCAATGTGTCACTTGAAAATTACCgaaaactggtataaaatataaGGGTCATCTTGAAATCAAGagatgagtagatcttgaacaagatAGTCACTGAAGAACTGGCCGGAACATACTCACGCGCTGGATTATttgatttgatggatgaaaagTGGTCatcatttgagaaaaaattatatggTAGGGTCGGAACGATGACACGATCCTACTGAGgaatagaaattatatgggtagagtCTGAATGATGACACGACCttactgaaaaatagaaattatatgggtagggtcggaatgacgacacgaccctactaaaaaagagaaattatatatgTAGGGTCGGAATGACAGCACGATCCTACTAAAAAGGAGAacttatatgggtagggtcggaatgatgatACG encodes the following:
- the LOC107862053 gene encoding mitogen-activated protein kinase kinase kinase 20 — translated: MEMKKEGEKFGDGVAWYRGAMVGKGSFGCVYLATLKNPRLNYSYFPAVMAVKSAEVSVSGSIQKEREVLSNIKGCPYIIRCYGDEITTGENGAMVYNLLLEYGSGGTVADRINKSGSENGLSEFEVRHHTRSMLRGLLYIHTIGYVHCDMKPDNVLLVANSSKGSTEFKAKIADLGLAKRENQSKKRRLEPYWRGTPMYLSPEAVADNVQECPADIWALGCIVLEMLTGKPPWDKEEDMEAEDVLRKIRGGHELPKFPGNLSKEAKDFLKGCFVRNPRYRWTAEMLLTHPFVDGLSDDEGVEQPLEVEDISIVDSILLVTESADEFTYCSEDWSCASEDDSIGYWSEEAYEDIEDEMTSYFAEEGLFKVEKSITVISSTIDGGSDHIIDPSVEVPSGSPSNNSPKCPLSITIPAGV
- the LOC107862054 gene encoding phosphatidylinositol-glycan biosynthesis class F protein isoform X1 is translated as MAKKKIDPKGGNTEALFSMSPLKALTLHLICGLGLLSAFWVPNHIYSLHLITHPSQTLRLISVFLAPVLILLYSHLRFDRNKCSYVKAVGRGLLALPAGAVVNALGATILGAPVGFEYFPKTLHWSLLMSLLTFVPAACVFGSSWSDWHRIFARTKANESTDYMISLPAHGAVIGAWFGAWPMPLDWESPWQEWPICVTYGAIAGYLVGLVASSGCIFFRNRQQHLKEQ
- the LOC107862054 gene encoding phosphatidylinositol-glycan biosynthesis class F protein isoform X3, giving the protein MAKKKIDPKGGNTEALFSMSPLKALTLHLICGLGLLSAFWVPNHIYSLHLITHPSQTLRLISVFLAPVLILLYSHLRFDRNKCSYVKAVGRGLLALPAGAVVNALGATILGAPVGFEYFPKTLHWSLLMSLLTFVPAACVFGSSWSDWHRIFARTKANESTDYMISLPAHGAVIGAWFGAWPMPLDWESPWQWR
- the LOC107862054 gene encoding phosphatidylinositol-glycan biosynthesis class F protein isoform X2 is translated as MAKKKIDPKGGNTEALFSMSPLKALTLHLICGLGLLSAFWVPNHIYSLHLITHPSQTLRLISYVKAVGRGLLALPAGAVVNALGATILGAPVGFEYFPKTLHWSLLMSLLTFVPAACVFGSSWSDWHRIFARTKANESTDYMISLPAHGAVIGAWFGAWPMPLDWESPWQEWPICVTYGAIAGYLVGLVASSGCIFFRNRQQHLKEQ